A stretch of Miscanthus floridulus cultivar M001 chromosome 13, ASM1932011v1, whole genome shotgun sequence DNA encodes these proteins:
- the LOC136500686 gene encoding IQ domain-containing protein IQM3-like, with the protein MEVEAAAPTVAGMDFLASPRFDPDKLESPPPVEGSGGENGAATKLQKVYRSYRTRRKLADSAVVVEELWWQALDFARLSHSTVSFFDEPKLETAASRWNRVSLNASKVGQGLSRDGKALKLAFQHWIEAIDPRHRYGHNLHFYYDVWCQSQAGQPFFYWLDVGEGKDLDLPECPRAKLKKQCIKYLGPQERENYEYIINEGKIIHKQSGQPLDTSQDPKGTKWIFVMSTAKRLYAGKKERGVFQHSSFLAGGTTIAAGRFTAENGIIKSIWAYSGHYKPSAENLRNFMNFLDENGVDLKEAEVRSSTREDYNEDPVRDGSQNLTAESMGSVPPEVISIPSMTECDEGENATAEQAKPTYRRTLSGGLQSPRATGVPQKAILERMKSKGESKSYQLGHRLSLKWSTGAGPRIGCVKDYPMELRMQALEMVDLSPRASTPSALRRLPSYLSPTEATSPTSLLAPMQASLPQPS; encoded by the exons atggaggtggaggcggcggcgcctACGGTGGCGGGGATGGATTTCTTGGCTTCTCCGAGGTTCGACCCGGATAAGCTGGAGTCTCCCCCGCCGGTGGAGGGAAGCGGCGGCGAGAATGGCGCCGCCACCAAGCTGCAGAAGGTCTACCGCAGCTACCGGACCCGCCGGAAGCTCGCCGActccgccgtcgtcgtcgaggaGCTCTG GTGGCAAGCGCTGGACTTCGCGCGCCTCAGCCACAGCACCGTCTCCTTCTTCGACGAACCCAAGCTGGAGACCGCCGCCTCGCGCTGGAACCGCGTCAGTCTCAATGCATCCAAG GTGGGTCAGGGTTTATCCAGAGACGGCAAGGCTCTCAAGCTGGCTTTCCAGCACTGGATCGAGGCT ATCGACCCGCGGCATAGATATGGGCACAATCTGCACTTCTACTACGATGTCTGGTGTCAAAGCCAGGCCGGCCAGCCCTTCTTCTACTG GCTTGATGTTGGAGAGGGAAAGGATCTAGACCTTCCAGAATGTCCAAGAGCAAAGCTAAAGAAGCAATGCATTAAGTATCTTGGTCCG CAAGAGCGTGAGAACTATGAATACATAATTAATGAGGGAAAGATTATCCATAAACAGTCTGGACAACCACTTGATACAAGCCAGGATCCTAAAGGGACTAAATGGATTTTTGTTATGAGCACAGCAAAAAGACTCTATGCTGGGAAG AAAGAGAGAGGTGTATTCCAGCATTCCAGCTTTTTAGCAGGAGGCACTACCATAGCTGCTGGAAGATTTACAGCAGAAAATGGAATTATCAAG TCCATCTGGGCCTATAGTGGTCACTACAAACCAAGCGCAGAGAACCTCAGGAATTTCATGAACTTCCTTGACGAGAATGGAGTTGATCTCAAAGAAGCTGAG GTGCGCTCATCCACCAGAGAAGACTACAATGAAGATCCAGTGCGTGATGGTTCACAGAACCTTACTGCTGAATCCATGGGATCAGTTCCTCCAGAAGTGATCTCCATTCCAAGCATGACCGAATGCGATGAAGGCGAGAATGCTACTGCAGAACAAGCCAAGCCAACCTACCGAAGAACCTTGTCAGGTGGTCTTCAAAGCCCCAGAGCCACTGGTGTCCCGCAGAAGGCAATTCTTGAGAGGATGAAATCAAAGGGCGAGTCCAAGTCCTATCAGCTTGGCCACAGGCTGTCCCTCAAATGGAGCACTGGGGCTGGTCCAAGAATTGGATGTGTCAAGGACTACCCAATGGAGCTCAGAATGCAGGCTCTGGAAATGGTGGACCTATCGCCAAGGGCATCAACTCCCTCAGCTTTAAGGAGACTACCTTCATATTTGTCACCCACTGAGGCCACCTCACCGACATCCCTGCTCGCGCCAATGCAGGCCTCCCTGCCCCAGCCAAGTTAG